Proteins found in one Triticum aestivum cultivar Chinese Spring chromosome 4D, IWGSC CS RefSeq v2.1, whole genome shotgun sequence genomic segment:
- the LOC123096714 gene encoding probable beta-1,3-galactosyltransferase 14 gives MAFVGIFTGFGSVGRRRALRRTWLPSDRQGLLRLEEATGLAFRFVIGKSNDKSKMAALEREVEEYDDFVLLDLEEEYSKLPYKTLAFFKAAYALFDSDFYVKADDDIYLRPDRLSLLLAKERTHTQTYIGCMKKGPVFTDPKLKWYEHSPSYLDQNTSFMHMGLFMLYQLMWWQA, from the exons ATGGCCTTCGTCGGGATCTTCACCGGGTTCGGCTCCGTCGGCCGCCGCCGCGCGCTCAGGCGGACATGGCTCCCCTCCGATCGGCAGGGTCTCCTTCG GTTGGAGGAAGCTACTGGTCTGGCATTCAGATTTGTGATCGGCAAAAGCAATGACAAGTCTAAGATGGCAGCTCTTGAAAGAGAGGTTGAAGAATATGATGATTTTGTGCTTTTAGATCTTGAGGAGGAGTATAGCAAGCTTCCATACAAAAC GTTAGCATTCTTTAAGGCTGCCTATGCGTTGTTCGATTCTGATTTCTATGTTAAAGCTGATGATGACATTTACTTGAGACCAG ATAGACTCTCCTTGCTCTTGGCCAAGGAACGTACACATACACAAACATACATTGGATGCATGAAGAAGGGGCCTGTTTTTACTGATCCCAAATTGAAATG GTATGAGCACAGTCCTTCCTACTTGGATCAGAATACTTCCTTCATGCATATGGGCCTATTTATGCTTTATCAGCTGATGTGGTGGCAAGCTTAG